One part of the Methanofastidiosum sp. genome encodes these proteins:
- a CDS encoding ParB N-terminal domain-containing protein, with the protein MEIEFIEIEKLNTHERIVPSVLNRLLIKMEREKKFSVAIIVDANTMTILDGHHRFEAAKRLGCKKVPCLLVDYNDPEIKLGQWFPVIYGDVGKIVEILEKNGMAVRYEKTLKKAYWLLYSEKAGAILVPKRVTKDEVVKTARRGDLFPPKTTRHMLPKLNKFIDVPLDELV; encoded by the coding sequence ATGGAGATAGAGTTCATCGAGATTGAAAAACTTAATACGCATGAGCGTATAGTTCCTAGCGTTCTAAACAGATTACTGATTAAGATGGAGAGAGAAAAAAAGTTCTCTGTCGCCATCATTGTAGATGCAAATACGATGACAATCCTCGATGGCCACCACAGATTCGAAGCCGCAAAAAGACTTGGGTGTAAAAAAGTACCGTGCCTCCTTGTGGACTATAACGACCCGGAGATTAAGCTAGGCCAGTGGTTTCCTGTAATATACGGAGATGTCGGGAAGATAGTAGAGATTTTAGAGAAAAACGGTATGGCCGTTAGATATGAAAAAACTCTAAAGAAGGCTTACTGGCTACTCTACTCTGAAAAAGCTGGCGCAATTCTTGTTCCAAAAAGGGTAACTAAGGATGAAGTTGTGAAGACTGCAAGGAGAGGAGATCTTTTCCCTCCCAAGACTACAAGGCATATGCTCCCAAAATTAAACAAGTTTATCGATGTGCCTCTAGATGAACTTGTATGA
- a CDS encoding redox-regulated ATPase YchF, which produces MDVGVIGKPNVGKSTFFNAVTLGGAEIANYPFTTIDSNIGATYVTYKCPCKELDIKCSPQNSKCIDGTRLVPLKIIDVAGLVKGAHTGRGLGNKFLNDLSRAETLIHIVDASGSTDIEGNPVPIGTHNPIEDIEFLEEEINLWFFGILNENWFRFARKVCSGHHDFCKIVAEQFTGIGITEGNVIMSMRETGLDPEKCIHWKDEELLIFAKSLRKISKPITIVLNKTDIAPPENIKALKEKFGEVFTISAEAELVLRKASSAGLVKYVPSESSFEITGNLNDKQITALNRIKSFMEKNDGTGVQKTINQVVFNILDKIVVYPVEDETHMKDGKGNVLPDAFLMDKGSTPRDLAFRVHTDIGKNFLYAVNARTKRRIKDDYELQNGDIIKIVSAAR; this is translated from the coding sequence ATGGATGTAGGAGTTATTGGAAAACCAAATGTAGGAAAATCAACTTTTTTTAATGCAGTCACACTCGGGGGGGCAGAAATTGCAAATTATCCTTTCACAACAATTGACTCAAACATAGGGGCGACTTATGTTACCTATAAATGCCCATGTAAGGAGCTTGATATTAAGTGCTCACCTCAAAATTCAAAGTGTATTGATGGAACAAGGCTTGTGCCCTTAAAAATAATTGATGTTGCAGGTCTTGTAAAAGGTGCGCACACTGGAAGGGGGCTTGGGAACAAATTCTTAAATGATCTTTCAAGGGCTGAAACCTTGATTCATATAGTTGATGCTTCGGGCTCAACAGACATCGAAGGAAATCCAGTCCCTATAGGGACACACAATCCAATAGAAGATATAGAATTCTTGGAAGAAGAGATAAACTTATGGTTTTTTGGGATTCTAAATGAAAACTGGTTTAGATTTGCAAGAAAGGTATGCTCGGGGCATCATGATTTCTGTAAGATAGTGGCTGAGCAGTTTACCGGGATAGGTATAACTGAGGGCAATGTTATTATGTCAATGAGAGAAACAGGCCTTGATCCAGAAAAATGCATACACTGGAAGGATGAAGAGCTATTGATCTTTGCAAAATCTCTAAGAAAGATATCAAAGCCAATTACGATAGTTTTAAACAAGACAGATATAGCGCCACCTGAGAACATCAAAGCCTTGAAGGAAAAGTTTGGGGAGGTCTTTACAATAAGTGCCGAGGCGGAGCTTGTCTTAAGAAAAGCATCGAGTGCTGGATTAGTCAAATATGTGCCTTCTGAGTCTTCTTTTGAAATAACTGGGAATCTAAATGACAAGCAGATAACTGCCCTAAACAGAATCAAAAGCTTCATGGAAAAAAATGATGGTACAGGCGTCCAGAAGACCATAAATCAGGTGGTCTTCAACATATTGGATAAAATAGTGGTCTATCCCGTGGAAGATGAGACCCATATGAAGGATGGGAAAGGCAATGTTTTGCCAGACGCTTTCCTTATGGACAAGGGCTCAACGCCAAGAGACCTCGCCTTTAGGGTTCATACAGACATAGGGAAGAACTTCCTTTATGCTGTAAATGCAAGAACAAAAAGAAGGATAAAAGACGACTACGAGCTTCAAAACGGAGACATAATAAAGATAGTTTCAGCGGCAAGATAA
- a CDS encoding isochorismatase family cysteine hydrolase: MEKYALLIINMINEFVYGNKKKCENPTEIIGPIREVSSLFRENGFPVIYICDIETKNDRGERIIEDLIPKEGDFIIKKRKYSGFFRTELDEILEKKGIKNLVFSGLQTSLSVRHTVADAYYRDYKCIMLTNACCDVKKDLHLKSILYIRDFYGANAVSTMNFPRLYLSEEGI; encoded by the coding sequence ATGGAAAAATATGCCCTTCTCATCATTAATATGATTAATGAGTTCGTCTATGGGAATAAAAAAAAATGTGAAAATCCCACAGAGATAATAGGGCCAATTAGGGAGGTCTCCTCTCTTTTTAGAGAAAATGGATTCCCCGTGATCTACATATGCGACATTGAAACTAAAAATGATCGCGGAGAGAGAATCATAGAGGATCTTATCCCAAAAGAAGGGGATTTTATCATAAAGAAAAGGAAGTATAGTGGTTTTTTCAGAACAGAGCTTGATGAGATCTTAGAGAAGAAAGGCATAAAGAATTTAGTGTTCTCGGGTCTTCAAACATCACTTTCTGTAAGGCATACAGTAGCAGACGCTTATTATAGAGATTACAAGTGCATCATGCTGACAAACGCATGTTGCGATGTTAAAAAGGATCTGCACTTAAAGTCTATTTTGTATATAAGGGATTTCTACGGCGCAAACGCCGTATCCACTATGAATTTTCCACGTCTTTATTTGTCGGAGGAGGGAATTTAA
- a CDS encoding aminotransferase class III-fold pyridoxal phosphate-dependent enzyme — MEDLAQMEKEYVMRSWSCQADVKVNMIEKADGIYFWDKSGKKYSDFSSQLLSTSCGHNVKEINDGIIEQLNKYAYIGPGLGSDARAKLGKMVADIAGSNFKKTFFSSSGTEANEAAVKAAKWSTGKYKVISRYQSYHGATGIAMMLTGDPRRYPNEPGYPGVLHGPDCYCYRCPFKMEYPSCDIMCARYIGDMIRYEAKETVAAIIAEPIVGSNGIIPPVKEYFPMLREICDEYNVVLIADEVMTGFGRTGKWFAVEHYKFQPDIITSAKNLSATYVPLGGTTYSKKISDYFEDHWFVEGHTYAGHPLACAAGVATINYMKKNKLVENAAKMEKVMEKRLNEIKADHKSVGDIRGKGLFWGIELIKNTKTKEQAGTREEKFMRGHASIPAKVAGECMKNGVFFLQMVSTLLFAPPLSINEKQINEALDVVDKALEVSDKEVVK, encoded by the coding sequence ATGGAAGATTTAGCGCAGATGGAAAAAGAATATGTCATGAGATCTTGGTCATGCCAAGCTGATGTCAAAGTTAACATGATAGAGAAGGCTGATGGAATCTACTTCTGGGATAAATCAGGCAAGAAATATTCAGACTTCTCTTCCCAGCTTTTGAGCACAAGCTGCGGTCACAATGTGAAAGAAATAAATGATGGGATTATAGAGCAGCTTAACAAGTATGCTTATATCGGTCCTGGACTTGGGAGTGATGCAAGAGCAAAACTTGGAAAGATGGTAGCTGACATAGCAGGTTCAAACTTTAAGAAAACATTCTTTTCTTCAAGTGGTACCGAAGCAAATGAAGCTGCAGTCAAAGCTGCAAAATGGTCCACTGGGAAATATAAGGTAATATCACGTTACCAGTCCTACCATGGGGCAACAGGCATAGCCATGATGCTTACAGGAGACCCAAGGAGATATCCAAACGAGCCAGGTTACCCAGGTGTATTGCACGGGCCTGACTGCTACTGTTACAGATGCCCATTCAAGATGGAATACCCAAGTTGCGATATAATGTGTGCCAGATATATTGGCGATATGATAAGATATGAGGCAAAGGAAACAGTTGCCGCTATAATAGCAGAGCCTATTGTAGGTTCAAACGGTATTATCCCACCTGTTAAAGAGTACTTCCCCATGCTGAGGGAGATTTGTGATGAATACAATGTCGTATTGATTGCTGATGAAGTCATGACCGGATTTGGTAGGACAGGAAAATGGTTTGCAGTAGAGCACTACAAGTTCCAGCCCGATATAATCACATCCGCCAAGAACTTATCTGCAACTTACGTTCCACTAGGGGGTACAACATACTCAAAGAAGATTTCTGATTACTTTGAAGACCACTGGTTTGTCGAGGGCCACACATATGCAGGCCACCCACTCGCATGCGCCGCCGGAGTTGCAACAATAAACTACATGAAGAAAAACAAGTTAGTTGAAAATGCCGCAAAGATGGAAAAAGTAATGGAAAAGAGATTGAACGAGATAAAAGCAGACCACAAGTCAGTAGGTGACATCAGAGGTAAGGGACTATTCTGGGGAATTGAATTAATCAAAAACACAAAGACAAAGGAGCAGGCAGGAACAAGGGAAGAAAAGTTCATGAGAGGTCATGCTTCAATACCTGCCAAAGTTGCCGGGGAGTGCATGAAGAACGGGGTATTCTTCTTACAGATGGTTTCAACACTACTATTTGCACCTCCACTTTCAATCAATGAGAAGCAGATAAACGAAGCGCTTGATGTGGTTGACAAAGCCCTTGAGGTCTCTGACAAGGAAGTAGTCAAATAA